A stretch of the Capsicum annuum cultivar UCD-10X-F1 chromosome 10, UCD10Xv1.1, whole genome shotgun sequence genome encodes the following:
- the LOC107855985 gene encoding uncharacterized protein LOC107855985, which produces MRYRFNNLRQGSMTVTEYEAKFTELSRYVPSLVADQREKVRRFMDRLEAPYRGPMIRDVRNGSYSEVVDTALCSESYYEMERINRENKKARNSGGFSGAPSGSKSGFDRGQSKPTQPENHSGRCFGVGGPCYTCGERGHIAKFCPKGNSGSSQTIAQIQRDVAGTHAHTQPARVAPQGTRGQGRDGAQGS; this is translated from the exons ATGAGATACCGGTTTAATAATCTGCGACAAGGATCTATGACGGTCACTGAGTACGAAGCTAAGTTCACCGAGTTGTCTCGGTATGTTCCATCTTTGGTTGCAGATCAGAGGGAGAAAGTAAGGCGATTTATGGATAGACTAGAGGCTCCTTATCGTGGTCCAATGATACGGGATGTGCGTAATGGATCCTATTCTGAGGTGGTTGACACTGCTCTCTGTTCTGAGTCCTATTATGAGATGGAAAGGATTAATCGAGAAAACAAGAAGGCACGTAACTCTGGTGGGTTTAGTGGTGCTCCATCTGGGAGCAAAAGTGGTTTTGATCGTGGACAGTCTAAGCCTACGCAGCCAGA AAATCATAGTGGGCGTTGTTTTGGAGTTGGTGGTCCATGTTATACTTGTGGTGAAAGAGGGCATATTGCTAAGTTTTGTCCAAAAGGAAATTCTGGTTCTAGTCAAACTATTGCACAGATACAGAGAGATGTTGCAGGTACTCATGCTCACACTCAGCCAGCTAGGGTTGCTCCACAGGGTACTCGTGGACAGGGTCGAGATGGTGCTCAGGGTTCTTAG